One stretch of Dokdonia sp. Hel_I_53 DNA includes these proteins:
- a CDS encoding methylated-DNA--[protein]-cysteine S-methyltransferase: MQTAIINTPIGLLELKGTSEGLVSVVFLNEEAVTSTTIPEVLVVAVTQLQEYFKRKRKDFTIPLSIAGTSFQQKVWNELCTIPYGKTASYLQIAKQIGDPKVIRAAASANGKNPISIIIPCHRIIGSDGSLTGYAGGLHRKKWLLEHESPYTQGTLF, from the coding sequence ATGCAGACTGCAATCATTAATACGCCTATAGGATTACTAGAGCTTAAAGGCACTAGCGAAGGGTTGGTTTCTGTGGTATTTTTAAATGAAGAAGCCGTCACATCTACCACGATTCCTGAAGTTTTAGTGGTAGCCGTCACACAGCTCCAAGAATATTTTAAGCGTAAACGTAAAGATTTTACAATTCCTCTATCAATTGCGGGAACAAGTTTCCAGCAAAAAGTCTGGAACGAGCTTTGTACCATTCCATACGGGAAGACAGCCAGCTATTTACAAATAGCAAAACAAATTGGTGATCCTAAAGTAATTCGAGCTGCAGCTAGTGCAAATGGTAAAAACCCAATCTCCATAATAATACCTTGTCATAGAATTATAGGCAGCGACGGCTCCCTTACAGGGTATGCCGGGGGGCTTCATCGTAAAAAATGGTTATTAGAACACGAGAGTCCCTACACACAAGGAACGTTATTTTAG
- a CDS encoding DUF3291 domain-containing protein, producing the protein MKDYQLAQVNVSRMKGQSIMDPEMKGFRDHTAMIHTMADNAPGFIWRPPFDSDNTSASNPLVDDQLLINISVWQDVDSLKDFTYNTFHSNIMKRQREWFQKYGSAHYALWWIIAGDFPSERQAIEKLNQLENKGPTAEVFTFKNIYDKPTL; encoded by the coding sequence ATGAAAGACTACCAACTTGCGCAGGTAAATGTCTCTCGTATGAAAGGACAGTCTATAATGGATCCTGAGATGAAGGGCTTTCGGGACCATACGGCGATGATACATACGATGGCAGATAATGCGCCAGGATTTATTTGGCGTCCTCCATTTGATTCTGATAATACCTCAGCATCTAATCCGCTGGTGGATGATCAATTGCTTATCAATATTTCGGTTTGGCAAGATGTGGATTCACTCAAGGATTTTACCTATAACACTTTTCATAGCAATATCATGAAACGCCAGCGCGAATGGTTTCAAAAATACGGCAGTGCACATTATGCGTTGTGGTGGATTATCGCAGGAGATTTCCCTTCTGAAAGACAAGCCATTGAAAAATTAAACCAACTCGAAAACAAAGGCCCAACTGCCGAAGTTTTTACCTTCAAGAATATCTATGACAAACCTACGCTTTAG
- a CDS encoding CNNM domain-containing protein → MGQLLLWATVSIFFSFLCSILEAVLLSVTPTFINVKKNEGKAYAETLETLKKDVDKPLIAILTLNTLAHTVGAMMVGKVAADLYPSFVINLGFTEINFLGFVSAIMTFLILVASEIIPKTIGAKFWKQLANFSAKTLKIMVLILKYTGLLFLLQLFTRMVGSKGHNESALTREDFTAMAQIASDEGVFEEGESKILNNLLTFKEVLTKDIMTPRTVIKMADATTTVADFFKDNQSLRFSRIPIFEGTRDHITGIVLKSEVYREVALDNDNKTLKELERSVLVTKRTLPIPELFDQLISTKNHVSLVIDEYGTTVGLVTMEDVIETLLGLEIMDESDSVEDLQILARKNWEKRAKTLGLYDDNDTPLV, encoded by the coding sequence ATGGGACAACTTTTACTTTGGGCAACCGTTTCTATTTTCTTTTCTTTTTTGTGTTCAATACTCGAAGCAGTTCTTTTGAGTGTGACGCCTACATTTATAAACGTTAAGAAAAATGAAGGCAAGGCATATGCTGAAACTTTAGAAACGCTCAAGAAAGACGTAGATAAACCACTTATTGCCATCCTTACACTTAATACACTGGCGCATACGGTAGGTGCGATGATGGTAGGTAAGGTAGCTGCAGATTTATACCCTAGTTTTGTCATAAACCTAGGTTTCACAGAGATCAATTTTCTGGGTTTTGTATCTGCTATAATGACATTTTTAATTCTTGTGGCTAGTGAAATTATACCTAAAACAATAGGTGCAAAATTCTGGAAGCAACTTGCAAATTTTTCAGCTAAAACGCTGAAGATTATGGTGCTTATTCTTAAGTATACTGGGCTTCTGTTCTTACTTCAATTATTTACTAGAATGGTAGGTAGCAAAGGTCATAATGAAAGCGCATTGACTAGAGAGGACTTTACAGCAATGGCACAAATAGCTAGCGACGAGGGTGTATTTGAAGAAGGAGAGTCTAAGATTTTAAATAACCTTCTTACGTTTAAGGAAGTGCTTACTAAAGATATTATGACACCTCGCACAGTTATAAAAATGGCAGATGCCACTACCACAGTAGCCGACTTTTTTAAAGACAATCAATCTTTACGTTTTTCTCGCATTCCTATTTTTGAGGGAACTAGAGATCATATTACGGGTATTGTTTTAAAAAGTGAAGTCTATAGAGAGGTAGCTCTAGATAATGATAATAAAACACTTAAAGAACTAGAGCGATCCGTTCTGGTTACTAAACGTACTTTACCTATTCCTGAACTTTTCGATCAACTTATTTCTACTAAAAATCATGTTTCTTTAGTCATTGATGAATATGGAACAACAGTTGGCCTGGTTACTATGGAAGATGTGATTGAAACGTTACTTGGTCTTGAGATTATGGATGAGAGTGACAGCGTAGAAGATTTACAAATACTTGCTCGTAAAAATTGGGAAAAGCGAGCAAAAACACTTGGCCTATATGATGACAATGACACGCCGCTGGTTTAG
- a CDS encoding DinB family protein, with product MMTMTRRWFSLLAFTILASVTLQAQKTTVKGAFLEKWDNSLKYLVAIAEAMPEEHFEYKPMPREMSFIQQLIHIQENIDWVATKYFDADNRGVSIVENDKKRTIENLKHSFKNARKAIVNTKESNLDEVVGFFAGPKSKYQILNLLQDHVTHHRGQLIVYLNLMEIEPPAYVGW from the coding sequence ATGATGACAATGACACGCCGCTGGTTTAGTCTACTAGCTTTTACAATTTTAGCATCTGTTACACTACAAGCGCAAAAAACTACAGTTAAAGGTGCGTTTCTAGAGAAATGGGACAACTCGCTAAAGTATCTCGTTGCTATTGCAGAGGCAATGCCAGAAGAGCATTTTGAGTACAAGCCTATGCCTCGTGAAATGTCTTTCATTCAACAACTTATTCATATTCAAGAAAATATTGACTGGGTTGCTACAAAATACTTTGATGCCGATAACAGAGGTGTATCTATTGTCGAAAATGACAAAAAGAGAACTATTGAAAATTTAAAACATAGTTTTAAAAATGCAAGAAAGGCTATTGTCAATACTAAAGAAAGTAATCTTGACGAAGTAGTAGGTTTTTTTGCAGGACCAAAGTCTAAATATCAAATTCTAAATTTACTGCAGGATCACGTAACACACCATAGAGGGCAACTTATTGTATATTTAAATCTCATGGAAATAGAACCACCGGCATACGTGGGCTGGTAG
- a CDS encoding DUF4153 domain-containing protein — MKLATKAAFLSKASAAFKRFPFAIIWAILSTIITIVIIEIDTREFTQIKTNLLLVMSLGVSWLIATQFYIEQYKAKSLVWIKIVVVVLLLLFYITLPSSPDSVTVGYIRWVIFMIAGHLTLFFAPFVTVWHPKAYWNYLGNMMIAIARSALFSGVLYLGLVLAMLAVRYLFDISIKEIRYAELFVVCLGVVNTWVYLSDFPKEIQHNIGLHFHKAIEVFVKFILIPLAALYILILYVYAVKIVLQWELPKGWVSYLIIALAALLFLIQFIMHPVRITHDSSIIRKFQPLSYWLFLPLLFLFYVAIYKRIADYGITESRYFLIVIAIFITGAMTYLIFSRKKQLRYLPMALAVSALLSSFGFWGAFSVSERSQTRQFEQVYKKFKEAKLNSALVSAEDYKRFLSISNFLIDHKALHRTENILGYNPTASTTELTAWSLRKNVMDSLQISVEKKTNLNTRRYFRRGERQVLNISGYDYYKEVSFESSSSITNPQEINDYQFLLEQNPSKIMVTKNEVIILEIPLGTFTQELLERPLKNRDVLNKDFNVRGENKIIAVQLHFDSITLETIESTPSISYMRAEVLLKQKDD; from the coding sequence ATGAAACTAGCTACAAAAGCAGCGTTTTTGTCAAAAGCCAGTGCAGCTTTTAAACGTTTTCCTTTTGCCATTATTTGGGCAATACTCAGTACTATTATTACTATAGTTATCATAGAAATAGACACGCGAGAATTCACTCAAATTAAAACCAACCTACTCTTAGTAATGTCGCTAGGTGTAAGCTGGCTCATAGCAACACAATTCTATATTGAACAATATAAAGCTAAGAGTCTCGTATGGATCAAGATAGTTGTAGTGGTCCTACTACTACTTTTTTATATAACCCTGCCATCATCTCCAGACTCTGTAACAGTAGGATATATACGCTGGGTTATATTTATGATCGCGGGACATCTCACCTTATTTTTTGCGCCTTTTGTAACAGTATGGCACCCTAAGGCTTATTGGAACTATTTAGGCAACATGATGATCGCCATCGCTCGTAGTGCGCTGTTCTCTGGAGTACTTTATTTAGGTCTTGTACTCGCGATGCTAGCTGTACGTTATCTATTTGATATTAGTATAAAAGAGATACGTTATGCAGAGTTATTTGTTGTTTGCCTTGGGGTTGTAAATACTTGGGTGTACCTCTCAGATTTTCCAAAAGAAATCCAACACAATATTGGGCTACATTTTCACAAAGCGATTGAAGTGTTTGTAAAATTTATACTTATCCCTCTAGCTGCGCTATACATTTTGATACTATATGTGTATGCAGTTAAAATTGTATTGCAGTGGGAGCTTCCTAAAGGGTGGGTTAGTTATTTAATTATAGCACTGGCTGCATTACTATTTTTGATACAGTTCATAATGCATCCTGTGAGAATTACTCATGATTCTTCTATTATACGGAAGTTTCAGCCGTTGTCCTACTGGTTATTTTTACCCTTACTCTTCCTGTTTTATGTAGCGATTTATAAACGTATTGCAGATTATGGTATTACAGAGTCTCGCTATTTTTTAATTGTTATTGCAATTTTTATTACAGGTGCTATGACCTACCTGATATTTAGTAGAAAAAAACAATTGCGTTATTTGCCTATGGCATTAGCAGTGAGTGCGCTTCTAAGTTCGTTTGGTTTTTGGGGAGCCTTCTCAGTAAGTGAGCGTAGTCAAACGAGGCAGTTTGAACAGGTTTACAAAAAATTTAAAGAAGCAAAATTAAATTCGGCTTTAGTATCTGCAGAGGACTACAAGCGATTTTTATCCATTTCAAATTTCCTAATCGACCATAAAGCACTACACCGAACAGAAAATATCTTAGGATACAACCCTACAGCTTCTACAACTGAATTGACTGCCTGGAGCTTGCGTAAAAATGTTATGGATTCGCTACAAATTTCAGTCGAAAAAAAAACCAATTTAAATACGCGTAGATACTTCCGTAGAGGTGAACGACAAGTGCTAAATATAAGTGGTTACGATTATTATAAGGAAGTTTCTTTTGAGTCATCATCTTCTATAACAAATCCTCAAGAGATAAATGATTATCAATTCCTTTTAGAGCAAAATCCCTCAAAAATAATGGTTACAAAGAACGAAGTTATCATTCTTGAAATACCCTTAGGTACGTTTACTCAAGAACTTTTAGAAAGACCCCTAAAAAATAGGGATGTACTAAATAAGGATTTCAATGTAAGGGGTGAAAATAAAATAATCGCTGTGCAACTACACTTTGATAGCATAACCTTAGAAACGATTGAAAGCACTCCAAGTATAAGCTATATGAGAGCAGAAGTCTTATTAAAACAAAAAGATGATTGA
- a CDS encoding serine hydrolase domain-containing protein, with product MKHLKSFFKILLSFIVLIVIVLYITDYDYILKGVRVVYGTGHTTAFIDDYTYFENAEIQNGNPKPWPKHKNYNTATPTESLLKNNSELGTVAFLIIKNDSILYEDYANSYSAASKTNSFSMAKSITSALLGKAIQDGYIDDLNQPVGDFYKEFKNTKMTVGDLSSMASGLNWDESYTSPFSVTARSYYDDDLAETILNLKVTEEPGKEVTYLSGNTQLLGMVIQEASGKKLATYLSESFWKPMGMEQSALWQLDDNENQLAKTYCCIASNARDFARFGKLYKDNGRWGGKQLIPSGFVAKSINPRFEKNDDYGYGFWLSDYKDKEIFAMRGILGQYVITIPEDNLIIVRLGHQRGASLEGKSFTKDFYDYIDAAYTMTHLN from the coding sequence ATGAAACACCTAAAAAGCTTCTTTAAAATTTTACTTTCTTTCATTGTACTCATCGTTATCGTACTCTATATAACAGACTATGACTATATACTGAAAGGTGTACGAGTTGTGTATGGTACAGGACACACTACCGCTTTTATTGATGATTACACGTATTTTGAAAATGCTGAAATCCAAAATGGTAACCCAAAACCCTGGCCAAAACATAAAAATTACAATACCGCGACCCCTACAGAAAGTCTCTTAAAAAATAATAGTGAATTAGGAACGGTAGCGTTTTTAATAATAAAGAATGATAGTATACTGTATGAAGATTATGCAAATTCTTATAGTGCTGCTTCAAAAACAAACTCTTTCTCAATGGCAAAAAGCATAACAAGTGCATTATTAGGAAAGGCTATACAAGACGGTTATATAGATGATCTTAATCAACCTGTTGGAGATTTTTATAAAGAATTTAAAAACACTAAAATGACGGTGGGTGACCTTTCTTCTATGGCTTCTGGCCTTAATTGGGATGAGAGCTACACAAGTCCTTTTAGTGTAACGGCGAGATCCTATTATGATGATGACCTAGCAGAGACAATACTTAACCTCAAAGTAACTGAAGAGCCTGGGAAAGAAGTGACTTATTTGAGTGGAAACACTCAATTATTAGGTATGGTTATACAAGAAGCTAGTGGGAAAAAACTAGCAACTTATCTTTCTGAAAGTTTTTGGAAACCTATGGGAATGGAACAAAGTGCTTTATGGCAACTGGATGATAATGAAAATCAACTAGCAAAAACCTATTGCTGTATCGCGAGTAATGCGAGAGATTTTGCCCGTTTTGGAAAGCTTTATAAAGACAATGGTAGATGGGGTGGTAAACAACTTATTCCATCAGGTTTTGTTGCTAAAAGCATCAATCCACGCTTTGAAAAAAATGACGACTATGGATATGGTTTTTGGCTTAGTGATTATAAAGACAAAGAGATTTTTGCGATGAGAGGCATACTGGGTCAGTATGTAATCACTATCCCAGAAGATAATCTTATTATTGTGAGGTTAGGGCATCAGAGAGGAGCATCATTAGAAGGAAAGTCATTTACTAAAGATTTTTATGACTATATAGATGCAGCCTATACCATGACGCATCTAAATTAA